One part of the Nostoc sp. PCC 7120 = FACHB-418 genome encodes these proteins:
- a CDS encoding PadR family transcriptional regulator: protein MGLSQAILTCLIDAPHSGYDLSKVFSESVGYFWQASQQQIYRELGKLESAGLIVSEVIPREGRLDKKVYSITEQGKQQLIEWMHKPSEPDVIREDLLVKIFSGGLVPVSLLIEDVTRHRRIHLEKLLTYGEIEKEKFPYPKELNKEEKLRTLVLKAGIKYEQAWIEWCDDALEVLKNLP, encoded by the coding sequence ATGGGTTTATCGCAAGCAATCCTGACCTGTTTAATTGATGCTCCCCACAGTGGTTATGATCTTTCTAAAGTTTTCAGCGAATCTGTAGGTTATTTTTGGCAAGCTTCCCAGCAACAAATCTACAGAGAACTAGGTAAACTGGAGTCTGCTGGTTTGATTGTGTCCGAGGTGATTCCCCGTGAAGGTCGCCTTGATAAAAAAGTTTACTCAATCACCGAACAGGGAAAGCAGCAGCTGATTGAGTGGATGCACAAACCCAGCGAACCTGATGTAATCAGAGAAGATTTGTTAGTCAAAATTTTTTCCGGTGGTCTAGTACCAGTCAGTCTATTGATAGAAGATGTCACACGTCATCGCCGAATCCATTTAGAAAAATTACTTACCTATGGAGAGATTGAAAAAGAGAAATTTCCATACCCGAAAGAACTCAATAAGGAAGAAAAATTGAGAACTTTAGTTTTAAAGGCGGGTATTAAATATGAGCAAGCCTGGATAGAGTGGTGTGATGATGCGCTTGAAGTTTTAAAAAATCTACCATAG
- a CDS encoding ABC exporter membrane fusion protein, with product MQNLHPDRFRNLNYPNRTIIFGIVAIALASVAGSLYLLSGVGNPGKEITPMVIDNRPPIKAITALGRIEPQGEVVQVSVSQTAGSNRIAELLVKQGDRINKGQIIAILDNRDTRLAALNRAKQQVAVAQSQLAQVKAGAKQGEIAAQQATIAELAAELRQEVAARVATVRRLEAEVRNAQIEYQRYQSLQADGAVSVSIRDSKKLTLETAEESLREALANRSQTSETLQERLRQAKATLNQIAEVRPTDVQAAQAEVESAKAAVQEAQANLNLTYVKSPKAGQILKIHTLVGEVVSDKGIVEIGQTNQMYVVAEVYEVDINRVKIGQRATVTQLNLPGELTGTVEDIGLLIAKKDVLNTDPAADIDARVVEVKIRLNPESSQRVTGLTNSKVKVAIALN from the coding sequence ATGCAAAACCTCCATCCAGACCGATTCAGGAATCTCAACTATCCTAATAGAACGATCATTTTCGGTATAGTTGCCATAGCTTTGGCAAGCGTCGCTGGTTCGTTGTATTTACTCTCTGGCGTGGGAAATCCGGGGAAAGAAATTACCCCAATGGTGATTGATAACCGTCCTCCAATCAAGGCTATTACTGCTTTGGGGAGGATAGAACCGCAGGGTGAAGTGGTACAGGTGTCAGTTTCCCAGACGGCTGGTAGTAACCGCATAGCAGAACTGTTGGTAAAACAAGGCGATCGCATCAACAAGGGACAAATAATTGCTATCCTAGATAACCGCGATACTCGGCTAGCAGCTTTGAATAGAGCCAAGCAACAAGTCGCAGTTGCACAATCCCAATTAGCACAAGTAAAAGCTGGAGCCAAACAGGGAGAAATTGCTGCTCAACAAGCCACAATTGCAGAACTAGCAGCAGAACTACGCCAAGAAGTTGCAGCCAGAGTGGCGACAGTGAGGCGCTTAGAAGCAGAAGTTAGAAATGCTCAAATTGAATATCAGCGCTATCAATCGCTGCAAGCAGATGGCGCGGTTTCCGTATCTATTAGAGATAGTAAAAAACTAACTCTAGAAACCGCCGAAGAAAGTTTACGGGAAGCCTTAGCTAATCGCAGCCAAACATCAGAAACCCTACAAGAAAGACTTAGACAAGCAAAAGCCACCTTAAACCAAATTGCAGAGGTGCGTCCCACGGATGTGCAAGCAGCACAAGCAGAAGTTGAAAGTGCCAAAGCCGCAGTCCAAGAAGCCCAAGCTAATTTAAACTTGACTTATGTAAAGTCGCCTAAAGCTGGTCAAATCCTGAAAATCCATACCTTAGTTGGGGAAGTAGTCAGCGACAAAGGTATTGTAGAAATCGGACAAACTAATCAAATGTATGTAGTTGCAGAAGTGTATGAAGTTGATATCAACCGCGTCAAAATTGGACAACGCGCAACTGTAACTCAACTCAACCTACCCGGAGAATTGACAGGAACCGTCGAGGATATTGGCTTACTAATTGCCAAAAAAGACGTACTCAACACCGATCCAGCCGCCGATATCGATGCACGAGTGGTAGAAGTAAAAATCCGTCTCAACCCCGAATCTAGCCAAAGAGTTACAGGTTTAACTAACTCTAAAGTCAAAGTAGCGATCGCCTTAAATTGA
- the devC gene encoding ABC transporter permease DevC yields the protein MKRKIPLAWLQLSREKARMVVAIAGIAFADVLMFLQLGIREALFDGAVQLHNSLEGEIVLVSSRYKSLFSQQRFSQRRLYQAMGFTGVQSVSPIYVDPIPWKNPDNQETWNIYVIAFNPEEKVLNLAGVQENLTKLREPDTVLFDLGSRKEFGQIVSKFQTSGTFTTEINNRQIKTVGLFKLGTSFGINGNLITSDVNFFRLFNQRRQPGLIDLGLIKLESGADINWVLANLKANLPDDINILTKQEFADQEKSYWNSSTPVGFTFTLGVIIGFMVGAVIVYQILYSDVSDHLPEYATLKAIGFKNRYLLIIVFQEALILAAIGFIPGIAISQGLYMITRQATLLPIMMTLDRAVLIFMLTTLMCSISASLAIRKLQAADPADIF from the coding sequence ATGAAAAGAAAAATTCCTTTAGCATGGTTGCAATTATCGCGGGAAAAAGCACGGATGGTAGTGGCGATCGCCGGCATTGCTTTTGCAGATGTGCTGATGTTTTTACAACTTGGTATCCGCGAAGCTTTGTTTGATGGCGCTGTGCAACTACACAACAGCTTGGAAGGTGAGATCGTGCTGGTGAGTAGTCGTTACAAATCCTTGTTTTCACAGCAGCGTTTTTCCCAACGCAGACTTTATCAAGCAATGGGTTTTACTGGTGTGCAATCAGTCAGTCCCATCTATGTCGATCCCATTCCTTGGAAAAATCCTGATAATCAAGAAACTTGGAATATTTACGTTATTGCTTTTAATCCTGAAGAAAAAGTACTTAATTTAGCTGGTGTACAAGAGAATTTAACTAAATTAAGAGAACCTGATACTGTGTTGTTTGATCTAGGTTCTCGCAAGGAATTTGGTCAGATTGTTTCTAAATTTCAAACTAGTGGCACTTTCACCACAGAAATTAATAATCGTCAAATTAAAACTGTTGGCTTATTTAAATTAGGAACTTCTTTTGGCATCAATGGCAACCTCATTACTAGTGATGTGAATTTTTTCCGCCTCTTTAATCAAAGACGGCAACCAGGATTAATTGATTTAGGTTTGATTAAGTTAGAATCAGGAGCAGATATAAATTGGGTATTAGCTAACTTAAAAGCTAATCTTCCTGATGATATAAATATTTTAACAAAACAAGAGTTTGCCGACCAAGAAAAAAGCTATTGGAACAGTAGCACACCCGTAGGCTTTACATTTACTTTAGGTGTAATAATTGGCTTCATGGTAGGTGCAGTTATCGTTTATCAGATTCTTTATAGTGATGTTTCTGATCACCTACCAGAATATGCAACATTAAAAGCTATAGGTTTCAAAAATCGCTACTTACTCATAATCGTCTTTCAAGAAGCTTTGATTTTAGCCGCTATTGGCTTTATTCCTGGCATTGCTATTTCCCAAGGCTTATATATGATTACGCGCCAAGCAACACTCCTCCCCATCATGATGACACTAGATAGAGCAGTGCTGATATTTATGCTCACGACTTTGATGTGTTCAATTTCTGCCTCACTAGCCATCAGAAAATTACAAGCTGCTGACCCGGCCGATATTTTCTAA
- a CDS encoding DevA family ABC transporter ATP-binding protein — MLPAIYISHLNHYYGEGSLKKQILFDINLTIQPGEIVIMTGPSGSGKTTLLTLIGSLRSVQSGSLEILGKELSGATKNEMVEVRRNIGYIFQAHNLLGFLTAQQNVQMPFEMNQKISFSTAATKAAEMLTTVGLEEKLNYYPDDLSGGQKQRVAIARALVHHPKLVLADEPTAALDSKSGRDVVNLMQKLAKEQGCTILLVTHDNRILDIADRIIHMEDGYLRQS; from the coding sequence ATGTTACCTGCCATTTATATCTCTCATCTCAATCATTATTATGGTGAAGGTTCACTCAAAAAGCAGATACTTTTTGATATCAATTTAACAATTCAACCAGGAGAAATTGTTATCATGACTGGCCCCTCTGGTTCGGGGAAAACTACTCTACTTACACTCATTGGTAGTTTGCGTTCTGTGCAATCAGGGAGCCTGGAAATATTAGGTAAAGAACTATCTGGTGCTACTAAAAATGAAATGGTGGAAGTGCGGCGTAATATTGGTTATATATTTCAAGCCCATAACCTTCTAGGGTTTCTCACAGCCCAACAGAATGTACAAATGCCATTTGAAATGAACCAGAAAATTTCCTTCAGCACAGCAGCCACAAAAGCAGCAGAAATGCTAACAACTGTAGGTTTAGAAGAAAAACTAAATTATTATCCAGATGATCTCTCAGGTGGACAAAAACAAAGAGTAGCGATCGCTCGTGCTTTAGTACATCACCCTAAACTAGTATTAGCCGATGAACCAACAGCCGCTTTAGATAGTAAATCTGGGCGAGATGTCGTCAATTTAATGCAGAAATTAGCTAAAGAACAAGGTTGCACAATCCTGCTAGTCACTCATGATAATCGCATTTTAGATATTGCCGATCGCATTATTCACATGGAGGATGGTTATTTGCGTCAAAGTTAA
- a CDS encoding alkaline phosphatase D family protein, protein MQLINRNFLATHCKRRNFLLGAGLITGLVVASQWHPVMAQTTFSGYPFSLGVASGDPLPDSVVLWTRLAPDPVNGGGMSRVNVPVQWQIARDENMTQVVQKGTVLATPELAHSVHVDVRGLEPDRWYWYQFKVGNEVSPKGRTRTAAAPHSSIQKFNFAFASCQDWQNGFYTAYKHMADEDLDLVVHLGDYIYEYGPRSGAPRQHIGPEIVTLSDYRNRYALYRTDVNLQAAHANFPWIFTWDDHEVDNNYANFIPEDNQSRQAFEGRRANAYQAYYEHMPLRLSSLPKQSSMLLYRRLTFGDLAEFNVLDTRQYRTDQPCNDGLKPRCDAALDSKATMTGARQEGWLLRGLDQSKARWNVIAQQTMLGQFDFDARPDSQVFNVDQWDGYVAARNRLLSFLAQRKPSNPVVITGDIHSSWVHDLKTDFNNPLSATVGTEFVGTSITSNFPTNSIAPVKAALSNNPHTKFFDAAYRGYVRCQLTRERWQTDYRVVSSILEENASISTLASFVVENGQPGAKTA, encoded by the coding sequence ATGCAATTAATAAATCGCAACTTCCTCGCAACCCATTGTAAACGCAGGAATTTTTTACTGGGTGCAGGATTAATCACAGGGTTAGTAGTAGCCAGCCAATGGCATCCTGTGATGGCGCAAACAACATTTTCTGGCTATCCATTTAGTCTAGGTGTTGCATCTGGAGATCCCTTACCTGATAGCGTGGTGTTATGGACAAGACTAGCACCAGATCCAGTAAATGGGGGTGGTATGTCACGGGTCAATGTTCCTGTGCAGTGGCAAATCGCACGGGATGAAAATATGACACAAGTTGTACAAAAAGGAACAGTTTTAGCAACACCAGAATTAGCTCACTCAGTACACGTTGATGTGCGTGGGCTAGAGCCTGATCGTTGGTACTGGTATCAATTCAAAGTGGGTAATGAAGTCAGCCCTAAAGGACGCACACGTACAGCCGCAGCACCTCATAGCTCTATTCAAAAATTTAATTTTGCCTTTGCTTCTTGTCAAGATTGGCAGAATGGCTTTTACACAGCCTATAAGCACATGGCTGACGAAGACCTTGACTTAGTAGTGCATCTGGGTGACTACATCTATGAGTATGGGCCTCGTTCTGGTGCGCCACGTCAGCATATTGGCCCAGAAATCGTTACCCTTAGCGATTACCGCAACCGCTATGCCTTGTATAGAACCGACGTAAATTTACAAGCAGCTCATGCTAACTTCCCGTGGATTTTTACTTGGGATGACCATGAAGTAGATAACAACTATGCCAACTTCATACCTGAAGATAACCAGAGTCGGCAAGCATTCGAAGGCCGACGAGCCAATGCTTACCAAGCTTACTATGAGCATATGCCATTGCGCCTATCTTCTTTGCCGAAGCAGTCTAGTATGCTGCTATATCGACGATTAACTTTTGGGGATTTAGCCGAGTTCAATGTCTTAGATACTCGCCAATACCGGACTGACCAACCTTGTAATGATGGACTCAAGCCACGTTGTGATGCAGCTTTAGATTCAAAAGCGACTATGACAGGTGCAAGACAAGAAGGTTGGTTACTCAGAGGACTAGACCAATCAAAAGCGCGTTGGAATGTAATTGCTCAACAAACAATGCTTGGTCAATTTGATTTCGATGCTCGTCCAGATTCCCAAGTCTTCAATGTTGACCAGTGGGATGGTTATGTAGCTGCTCGTAATCGGCTCTTGAGCTTTTTAGCACAGCGCAAACCTTCTAACCCAGTAGTTATTACTGGAGATATCCATTCCAGTTGGGTACATGATTTAAAAACTGACTTCAATAATCCACTGTCAGCAACCGTTGGGACTGAGTTTGTGGGTACTTCCATTACTTCTAACTTCCCTACAAATTCCATCGCACCAGTTAAAGCGGCTCTGAGTAACAACCCCCATACAAAATTCTTCGATGCTGCTTATCGCGGTTATGTTCGTTGCCAACTAACTAGAGAACGTTGGCAAACTGATTATCGTGTTGTGTCTAGCATCCTTGAAGAGAATGCTTCTATTAGCACCCTCGCTTCCTTTGTAGTAGAAAACGGGCAACCAGGCGCAAAAACAGCGTGA
- the recR gene encoding recombination mediator RecR, with protein MEQLQRLPGVGPKTAQRLALHILKRPESEVEALAQALVEAKKQIGLCSVCFHLSSEPVCEICRNPNRENNTICVVADSRDVIALEKTREFKGKYHVLGGVISPMDGIGPEQLTITPLLRRVSQQQPKEVILAISPSVEGETTTLYVGQLLKPFTKVTRIAFGLPVGGDLEYADEITLARALEGRRELD; from the coding sequence ATTGAGCAATTACAACGCCTCCCTGGAGTTGGTCCCAAGACAGCCCAGCGTCTAGCTTTGCATATTTTGAAGCGACCAGAATCTGAAGTAGAAGCTTTAGCACAAGCTCTAGTTGAGGCGAAAAAACAGATAGGCTTGTGTTCTGTCTGCTTTCACTTATCTTCTGAACCAGTTTGTGAAATCTGCCGCAATCCTAACCGTGAAAATAATACTATCTGCGTAGTAGCAGATTCCCGCGATGTGATTGCCCTAGAGAAAACCCGCGAATTCAAAGGTAAGTATCATGTCCTGGGTGGGGTGATTTCGCCAATGGATGGAATTGGCCCAGAACAGTTGACCATAACTCCTTTGTTGCGGAGAGTCAGTCAGCAGCAACCAAAAGAAGTAATTTTGGCAATTAGTCCCAGCGTCGAAGGGGAAACCACAACATTGTATGTTGGTCAACTCTTGAAACCATTTACTAAAGTGACAAGAATTGCCTTTGGTTTGCCCGTAGGCGGAGATTTAGAATACGCTGATGAGATAACATTGGCAAGAGCTTTAGAAGGACGTAGAGAATTAGATTAA